From one Flavobacterium sp. N502536 genomic stretch:
- a CDS encoding SPFH domain-containing protein, translating to MKLPFIEIIEATTSDPNLLMWKFYDEDKEIKNGAKLTVRESQHVMLLNEGQLADIFSPGLYTLSTENIPVLSKLKGWKYGFESPFKVDVYFFNTHQFINNKWGTPAPILLNDPQFGQIRVRAFGSFDLKIADVAKFFRQYAGTYPQLTIFELQNQLRDFVAPKFGEVLANENITVTDIAGNSTQLGKKIEPYLKPYFEQLGIELTQFVITSVTLPEDVTAHYDKITNMNMVTDMDKFTKFNTATAIGDKGTALHDATQNALSMGILLNQLQQNKETPKEEVKDDITSKLQKLKSLFDAGLIDEDEFKNKKTELLNQL from the coding sequence ATGAAACTACCTTTTATAGAAATAATTGAAGCCACAACAAGTGACCCAAATTTACTGATGTGGAAATTTTATGATGAAGACAAAGAAATCAAAAACGGAGCAAAACTAACCGTTCGGGAAAGTCAGCACGTTATGCTTTTAAATGAAGGGCAACTTGCTGATATTTTTTCTCCCGGGCTTTACACCTTATCTACCGAAAACATTCCTGTTTTAAGCAAACTAAAAGGCTGGAAATACGGTTTCGAAAGTCCGTTTAAAGTAGATGTTTATTTTTTCAATACCCATCAGTTTATCAATAATAAATGGGGAACTCCCGCTCCTATCCTGCTCAATGATCCGCAATTTGGTCAAATCAGAGTTCGCGCTTTTGGTAGTTTTGATCTTAAAATCGCCGATGTTGCCAAATTCTTTCGACAATATGCCGGAACCTATCCGCAGCTCACGATTTTCGAATTACAAAATCAGTTGAGAGATTTTGTGGCTCCAAAATTTGGAGAAGTTCTCGCAAACGAAAATATAACCGTTACAGACATTGCCGGAAATAGTACACAATTAGGAAAAAAAATCGAACCCTATCTAAAACCTTATTTTGAGCAATTAGGAATCGAGCTAACCCAGTTTGTCATCACAAGTGTAACCTTGCCGGAAGATGTTACAGCACATTACGATAAAATCACTAATATGAATATGGTGACCGATATGGACAAATTTACCAAATTCAATACCGCGACAGCTATTGGCGATAAAGGAACAGCGCTTCACGATGCGACCCAAAATGCGTTGAGTATGGGAATCCTCCTCAATCAATTACAGCAAAATAAAGAAACTCCGAAAGAAGAAGTCAAAGACGATATAACTTCAAAACTTCAAAAACTAAAATCTTTATTTGATGCCGGTTTAATTGACGAAGACGAGTTTAAAAACAAAAAAACCGAATTGTTAAATCAATTGTAA
- a CDS encoding DUF6620 family protein — MFKKLFGALTGDNKQENQNYEAQTSNNNYENEYENEDQEVEYDPETLHGTHYTVEDFDAEVAERAEAWIADERASGENLEDKDIQNIYFNYRRTVYTEWNNCDSDQMIRFEHANSLKYSGVQVSGFVKVDDNNPFLEPVHGVDLRTYTAMCLKISAGVDYLEVCKAMGFEPVIWEELNTIWPQRMGEDTSFTVTTLFGQYYAENVTVPQLENLNAEISEEGAANLEKIRTDRYFYEELAGARQAAYEYGIDGAQWILENFGINLADFQSVAMQWMTEQNQNWNSADITEFHDYQQAKQKEYAAKFAAEQGGNIADDVNF; from the coding sequence ATGTTTAAAAAACTTTTTGGAGCTCTAACTGGAGACAACAAGCAGGAAAACCAGAATTATGAAGCACAAACTTCAAATAACAATTATGAAAATGAATACGAAAATGAGGATCAGGAAGTAGAATACGATCCGGAAACTTTACATGGAACACATTATACTGTAGAAGATTTTGATGCCGAAGTTGCCGAAAGAGCCGAAGCATGGATCGCAGACGAGCGTGCAAGTGGAGAAAATCTGGAAGACAAAGACATTCAAAACATATATTTCAATTACAGAAGAACGGTTTACACCGAATGGAACAACTGCGATTCAGATCAAATGATTCGTTTTGAGCACGCCAATTCTTTAAAATACAGCGGAGTTCAGGTTTCGGGATTTGTAAAAGTTGACGACAACAATCCGTTTCTAGAGCCTGTACATGGCGTAGATTTAAGAACGTATACCGCAATGTGCCTTAAGATCAGTGCCGGAGTCGATTACCTTGAAGTTTGCAAAGCAATGGGATTTGAGCCTGTAATCTGGGAAGAATTAAACACCATCTGGCCACAGCGTATGGGAGAAGATACTTCGTTTACGGTTACCACTTTGTTTGGACAATATTATGCCGAAAATGTAACGGTTCCGCAATTAGAAAACCTGAATGCTGAAATTTCGGAAGAAGGAGCTGCTAATCTTGAAAAAATCAGAACCGACCGTTATTTCTATGAAGAACTTGCAGGTGCCAGACAAGCGGCGTACGAGTACGGAATCGATGGTGCTCAATGGATTCTAGAAAACTTCGGAATCAATCTTGCCGATTTCCAATCGGTAGCCATGCAATGGATGACTGAGCAAAATCAAAACTGGAATTCAGCAGATATCACAGAATTTCATGACTATCAGCAAGCAAAACAAAAAGAATATGCTGCAAAATTTGCTGCAGAACAAGGAGGAAACATTGCAGACGATGTAAATTTCTAA
- a CDS encoding DUF2314 domain-containing protein, which produces MENTPTFFADGESPIMIEAYKRAQETFKYFWRELSWEYRRIVPGLDVACVKLAFTQEIDGETVVEHMWINDINFDGDTIYGILVNQPNDLTNVNNGDEIQIPANQISDWLFASDGKTYGAFTIQAMRSEMDEDEREDHDEAWGLDFGDYNDILVVSDQKEKPENLVEHPMSKNMKESLIDFVKNNPEELSATDELGYTFLHRETIAGNKTSVEILLEFGADVKAETVNGKTALDFAKQLNWEHLIPLL; this is translated from the coding sequence ATGGAAAACACACCTACCTTCTTTGCCGACGGGGAAAGCCCAATAATGATCGAAGCCTATAAAAGAGCACAAGAAACCTTCAAATATTTCTGGAGAGAATTATCGTGGGAATACCGCCGAATCGTTCCGGGACTTGATGTTGCCTGTGTAAAACTGGCCTTCACACAAGAAATAGACGGAGAAACCGTAGTCGAGCATATGTGGATTAACGATATCAATTTTGACGGCGATACCATTTATGGCATCCTGGTAAATCAACCCAATGATTTAACCAACGTCAATAATGGCGACGAAATACAAATACCTGCTAATCAAATAAGCGATTGGTTGTTTGCCAGCGATGGAAAAACTTACGGAGCTTTCACCATACAGGCCATGCGTTCAGAAATGGATGAAGACGAAAGAGAAGATCACGACGAAGCCTGGGGATTAGATTTTGGAGATTACAACGACATACTGGTTGTTTCAGATCAAAAAGAAAAGCCCGAAAATCTGGTAGAACATCCAATGAGCAAAAACATGAAGGAGAGCCTTATTGATTTTGTAAAAAATAATCCCGAAGAACTTAGCGCAACAGATGAACTGGGATATACTTTTCTGCACCGCGAAACCATTGCAGGAAACAAAACAAGTGTAGAAATTTTATTGGAATTTGGAGCTGATGTGAAAGCCGAAACTGTCAATGGAAAAACCGCTCTTGATTTTGCAAAACAGCTAAACTGGGAACATTTAATTCCTTTGTTGTAA
- a CDS encoding TPM domain-containing protein, whose translation MKKILLVVTFTLFLPYALLAQTKTEAQAIFAKSTNYVNDFEKILTASQIKNLNDFLKAGENKTKTKITIVTTSSIAPYTNLTDYSSDFEQYLVSTLKIDSSILIVLSKQLRQIQIQGVNKLRPKMSDQEIKDIVSAYVLPELKKGDYHKALQEGAIQLIKKLE comes from the coding sequence ATGAAAAAAATATTGCTAGTAGTAACCTTTACTCTTTTTTTACCCTATGCCCTTCTTGCGCAAACCAAAACCGAAGCACAGGCCATTTTTGCAAAATCAACTAATTATGTAAACGATTTTGAAAAAATCCTTACTGCAAGCCAGATCAAGAATCTGAACGACTTTTTAAAAGCGGGCGAGAACAAAACTAAAACTAAAATTACTATTGTAACCACTTCTTCAATAGCCCCTTATACCAACCTTACCGATTATTCATCCGATTTTGAGCAATACCTGGTTTCTACCTTAAAAATTGACTCCTCTATTTTAATTGTTTTAAGCAAGCAACTCAGACAAATTCAGATTCAGGGGGTTAATAAACTGCGTCCTAAAATGAGCGATCAGGAAATTAAAGATATAGTATCGGCCTATGTGCTTCCGGAACTAAAAAAAGGCGATTACCATAAAGCCTTACAGGAAGGTGCAATTCAGCTTATTAAGAAGCTCGAATAA
- a CDS encoding arginase family protein, which yields MKEICIVEFPSNLGLKEPQPGKEPGVKKLPDWLWKHNLHKVILPKNIIRLDPPKYSNSRDPETQLLNSNSLVGYAREQAYLLNNLLSQNKFPFILGGDCSILLGAAIALKQKGNYGLFYLDGHTDFMDVALSETGGVGGMAASIVTGNGTEKLTNILNLRPYINEENLWCVGNREYDDAYENEIRNSAATYVSLENLRKEGILKSVQSFLSEVKNKKLDGFWLHIDLDVLNDAVMPCVDSRTPDGLTYEEFNELLALLFQSNQLTGLEITILDPDLDVTGQYTKEFVQQFTTTFNTHINLEV from the coding sequence ATGAAAGAAATATGCATTGTTGAATTTCCATCAAATTTGGGTTTAAAAGAACCTCAACCCGGAAAAGAACCAGGCGTAAAAAAACTGCCGGATTGGTTATGGAAACATAATTTACACAAAGTCATTCTCCCTAAAAACATCATCAGGCTTGATCCTCCAAAATATTCAAATAGCCGTGATCCTGAAACTCAGCTTCTCAACAGCAATTCATTGGTTGGTTATGCCAGAGAGCAGGCCTATTTGCTAAACAACTTGCTTTCTCAAAACAAATTTCCGTTTATTCTGGGCGGAGACTGCAGCATTCTACTCGGAGCAGCTATCGCTTTAAAGCAAAAAGGAAATTACGGATTGTTTTATCTGGACGGGCATACCGATTTTATGGATGTCGCTTTATCCGAAACCGGAGGTGTTGGCGGAATGGCCGCATCAATAGTTACCGGAAACGGAACTGAAAAACTAACCAATATTCTAAACCTGCGTCCTTATATCAACGAAGAGAACCTATGGTGCGTGGGCAACCGCGAATATGATGATGCCTATGAAAATGAAATTCGCAATTCGGCTGCCACTTATGTTAGTCTTGAAAACTTGCGAAAAGAAGGAATTTTAAAAAGCGTACAATCTTTTCTTTCAGAAGTAAAGAACAAAAAACTGGATGGTTTCTGGCTGCATATTGATCTGGATGTTCTAAACGATGCCGTAATGCCTTGCGTAGACAGCCGAACGCCTGACGGACTTACTTATGAAGAGTTCAATGAGCTACTTGCACTCCTTTTTCAAAGCAATCAATTAACCGGGCTTGAAATTACCATTTTAGACCCTGATCTCGACGTTACCGGGCAATACACCAAAGAGTTTGTACAGCAATTTACCACTACTTTTAATACCCATATCAATCTGGAGGTATAA
- a CDS encoding DUF1801 domain-containing protein yields the protein MNTAIQDYNNLQSSSDQEICDRLAVLIDENLPEAENKIWHAHPVWFLDGNPIVGYSKLKNNVRLLFWSGQSFEEKELINEGSFKAAEFRYTSVDQINPSDLKRWLKKASEIQWDYKNIVKRKGVLERLK from the coding sequence ATGAATACAGCGATACAGGATTACAATAATTTACAAAGCAGTTCCGATCAGGAAATCTGCGATCGACTGGCGGTGCTAATCGACGAAAATCTACCGGAGGCCGAGAATAAAATCTGGCACGCACATCCGGTCTGGTTTTTAGACGGAAATCCTATTGTAGGCTACAGCAAGCTAAAAAACAATGTTCGGCTATTGTTCTGGAGCGGCCAGTCTTTTGAGGAAAAAGAGCTTATCAACGAAGGTTCTTTTAAAGCGGCAGAATTTCGCTATACCTCAGTCGACCAAATTAACCCATCCGACTTAAAACGCTGGCTAAAAAAAGCAAGCGAAATTCAGTGGGATTATAAAAATATTGTCAAACGAAAGGGCGTTCTGGAACGATTAAAATAG